One Acidobacteriota bacterium genomic region harbors:
- a CDS encoding outer membrane protein transport protein, whose translation MIRTLMIWKVVPAALVPSALVLAALLSALPAAAQPLTIPRFDFSFSNPGARSQGFGGAFAALADDATAAYANPAGLVQLTETEVSVEARLWGRSPEFIAGGRADGNAVGMGQDTTNGLLFGEDSSQDFGPSFTSVVIPRGRWSFAVYGHRLANFEQTAESQGFFFDDSPPPGAVGRFPATRETVDLRVNTAGLAAAWRASDAWSLGLAVIFSDVSLTTTSSAFLPDDDSSQSLFGPINFLPERRISSSFLDIDGTDISFSAGLLYRPSEQISLGLFYRRGAEAEGTGRFETGPIFGEPLTFRNDARLEVPNVAGAGVAYRSPNGRITLAAEVDRVDYEGLVQVISDEDLEVEGREYRNAWDYHLGAEYALLQSTPIIALRAGYWVESNGQDLDDEDFHHYAVGLGIAGVDLASVGLPDRTLQIDLAADFSSQVDTLSLSLIYTF comes from the coding sequence ATGATCCGGACGCTGATGATCTGGAAAGTGGTGCCGGCAGCCCTGGTACCGTCAGCCTTGGTGTTGGCAGCCCTGCTCTCCGCCCTTCCCGCCGCCGCCCAGCCGCTGACCATTCCCCGCTTCGATTTCAGCTTCTCCAATCCCGGAGCCCGTAGCCAGGGCTTCGGCGGCGCCTTCGCCGCCCTCGCCGACGACGCCACCGCCGCCTACGCCAACCCCGCCGGCCTGGTGCAGCTGACCGAAACGGAGGTCTCGGTGGAGGCCCGGCTGTGGGGCCGCTCGCCGGAGTTCATCGCCGGCGGCCGCGCCGACGGCAACGCCGTAGGGATGGGGCAGGACACCACCAACGGCCTGCTCTTTGGCGAAGACTCCAGCCAGGACTTCGGCCCGTCCTTCACCTCGGTGGTGATTCCCCGGGGTCGCTGGTCCTTCGCCGTCTACGGGCACCGGCTGGCCAATTTCGAGCAGACCGCCGAGTCCCAGGGCTTCTTCTTCGACGACTCGCCGCCGCCGGGAGCGGTGGGTCGCTTTCCAGCCACCCGCGAGACCGTCGACCTGCGGGTCAACACTGCCGGCCTGGCCGCCGCCTGGCGCGCCTCCGACGCCTGGAGCCTGGGGCTCGCGGTGATCTTCTCCGACGTTTCCCTGACCACCACCTCGTCCGCCTTCCTACCGGACGACGACAGCTCCCAGAGCCTCTTCGGCCCCATCAACTTCCTGCCGGAGCGCCGCATCTCATCGAGCTTCCTCGACATCGACGGTACCGACATCTCCTTCAGCGCCGGTCTTCTCTACCGGCCTTCAGAGCAGATTTCCCTGGGCCTCTTCTACCGCCGAGGAGCCGAGGCCGAAGGCACCGGCCGCTTCGAGACCGGACCGATCTTCGGGGAGCCGCTCACCTTCCGCAACGACGCCCGCCTGGAGGTTCCCAATGTCGCCGGCGCCGGGGTCGCCTACCGCAGCCCCAACGGCCGCATCACCCTCGCCGCCGAGGTAGATCGGGTGGACTACGAAGGTCTGGTGCAGGTGATCAGCGACGAGGACCTGGAGGTCGAAGGCCGCGAGTATCGGAACGCCTGGGACTATCACCTGGGAGCCGAGTACGCACTGCTCCAATCCACCCCCATCATCGCCCTGCGGGCGGGTTATTGGGTCGAGTCCAACGGCCAGGATCTCGACGACGAAGACTTCCACCACTACGCCGTCGGCCTGGGCATCGCCGGCGTCGACCTCGCCAGCGTGGGTCTGCCGGACCGCACCCTGCAGATCGACCTGGCGGCAGATTTCTCCTCCCAGGTCGACACCCTCTCGCTGTCGCTGATCTATACCTTCTGA
- a CDS encoding YegP family protein, with protein MAKHPRFEISTDKQDKYRFNLTAANGQVILSSQGYANKSGCKNGIESVKTNSGNDGNYERKESSNGKHFFNLLAANKQVIGTSQMYAAKDSMENGIASVKKNAPAAEIKDTTAG; from the coding sequence ATGGCTAAGCATCCGCGCTTCGAGATCTCTACGGACAAGCAGGACAAGTATCGGTTCAATCTGACCGCTGCCAACGGCCAGGTGATCCTCTCGAGCCAGGGCTATGCCAACAAGTCCGGATGCAAGAACGGCATCGAGTCGGTGAAGACCAACAGCGGCAATGACGGCAACTACGAGCGCAAGGAATCTTCCAACGGCAAGCACTTCTTCAACCTGCTGGCGGCCAACAAGCAGGTCATCGGCACCAGCCAGATGTACGCTGCCAAGGACTCCATGGAGAACGGTATCGCGTCGGTGAAGAAGAACGCTCCCGCCGCCGAGATCAAGGACACGACCGCCGGCTAG